One window of the Synergistaceae bacterium genome contains the following:
- a CDS encoding flagellar hook-basal body complex protein: MHRGLYEAASAMLVQETNLDVFTNNLANVDTPGYKRRVSANADFSAVMDRIEKVSEDAHTKIATMFPADMPFKGRQVIGTMALAQIFSEDVMDTAPGVVKTSENPLDMTIDGPGFFAVADSNGNTFYTRSGNFTLNNAGSIVTPNGMTLQGEGGELTVPANASRIQVMRDGRVIADNAVVGRVNVFNFDNPTYLHHEARNLLTPTEQSGEALPVENIKIWGGTLEMSNVEVVTEMVRMIEAQRAYEGASKALMTHDEQTQRLITSYSRG; encoded by the coding sequence ATGCATAGAGGATTATACGAGGCAGCGTCGGCAATGCTCGTTCAGGAAACAAATTTAGATGTCTTTACAAATAATTTAGCGAACGTCGACACACCCGGCTATAAACGCAGAGTCAGCGCAAATGCAGATTTTTCCGCAGTTATGGACAGAATCGAAAAGGTTTCAGAAGACGCACATACAAAAATTGCTACGATGTTCCCTGCTGATATGCCGTTCAAAGGCCGTCAGGTTATAGGCACGATGGCACTTGCTCAAATTTTTTCAGAAGATGTAATGGACACAGCCCCCGGAGTTGTCAAGACTTCAGAAAATCCGCTTGATATGACAATTGACGGCCCCGGATTCTTTGCTGTAGCTGACAGTAACGGAAATACTTTTTACACACGTTCGGGAAATTTCACGCTCAATAATGCCGGCTCGATAGTTACTCCTAATGGGATGACTTTACAAGGCGAGGGCGGAGAACTCACAGTTCCTGCAAACGCTTCAAGGATTCAAGTTATGCGCGACGGGCGAGTCATTGCTGATAATGCAGTTGTCGGGCGAGTAAATGTGTTCAATTTCGACAATCCTACATATTTGCATCATGAGGCAAGAAATTTATTAACTCCTACTGAACAATCCGGCGAGGCTTTACCCGTTGAAAATATAAAAATTTGGGGCGGTACTCTCGAAATGTCAAATGTCGAAGTTGTTACAGAAATGGTCAGAATGATTGAAGCTCAGCGGGCTTATGAAGGCGCGTCAAAGGCTTTAATGACTCACGATGAGCAGACTCAAAGGTTAATTACATCTTACAGCAGAGGATAA
- a CDS encoding rod shape-determining protein — protein MFGTDIGIDLGTATVLIYEKNHGVVLREPSVVAIDQDTGDILAVGYEAKSMVGRTPGSITSVRPLRDGVIANYDMTEAMLQHFMRRVTKGTKKFFRNRVMICVPSGATDVERRAVIEAALEVGAKEAYLIEEPMAAAIGANLDVEEARGKMIVDIGGGTTDIAVISLGGVVVSKSLRIGGDKFDESIMRYLRRQYNLAIGDQTAENLKIMIGTCMPLEHDMKMVVKGRDLVQGLPRQIEVTSSAINMALGEMIQSLVDGIRNILELTPPELSADIIDRGIVLTGGGALLRGLPELVAQQTGINCFTAENPMESVALGTGKALAEMDKLRETGRSNMLINLKKSGKLRS, from the coding sequence TTGTTCGGCACTGATATTGGTATAGACTTAGGAACAGCGACAGTTTTAATTTACGAGAAGAATCACGGAGTCGTTCTCCGCGAGCCTTCAGTTGTTGCAATAGATCAAGACACAGGCGATATTCTTGCAGTAGGCTATGAAGCTAAAAGCATGGTCGGGCGAACTCCCGGCAGCATAACATCAGTTAGACCCCTAAGAGACGGAGTAATCGCAAATTATGACATGACAGAAGCAATGTTGCAGCACTTCATGAGGCGCGTTACAAAGGGGACGAAAAAATTTTTTAGAAATCGCGTTATGATCTGCGTACCTTCAGGAGCTACAGACGTTGAAAGGCGCGCGGTCATCGAGGCAGCTTTAGAGGTCGGCGCAAAAGAAGCGTATTTAATCGAGGAACCAATGGCAGCAGCTATCGGGGCAAATCTCGACGTAGAAGAAGCGCGCGGAAAAATGATAGTTGACATCGGCGGAGGCACTACAGATATTGCAGTTATTTCATTAGGTGGAGTAGTTGTCTCGAAATCTCTGCGAATCGGCGGTGATAAATTTGATGAAAGTATCATGCGTTATTTGCGCCGTCAATACAATTTGGCAATAGGCGACCAGACAGCAGAAAATTTAAAGATTATGATCGGCACCTGTATGCCCCTCGAACATGATATGAAAATGGTAGTCAAAGGCCGCGACTTAGTGCAGGGACTTCCGCGTCAAATTGAAGTTACAAGCTCAGCTATAAATATGGCACTGGGCGAAATGATTCAGTCTTTAGTTGACGGAATAAGAAATATTTTAGAGCTAACACCGCCGGAATTATCAGCCGACATAATAGACAGAGGCATTGTCTTAACGGGCGGAGGTGCTTTATTGCGCGGTCTTCCTGAATTAGTAGCACAGCAGACTGGCATAAATTGCTTTACCGCAGAGAATCCTATGGAAAGTGTTGCACTCGGAACAGGTAAGGCACTCGCAGAAATGGACAAGTTAAGAGAGACAGGCCGGAGCAACATGTTAATAAACTTGAAGAAAAGCGGAAAATTACGCAGTTAA
- the flgG gene encoding flagellar basal-body rod protein FlgG gives MLRSLWTSASGMIAQQTHLDVVTHNLANVNTQGYKKRRADFEDLMYQINREPGAPVEPNSVVPTGVQVGLGTRVTATPSFMVQGNFQITDGPLDWAIVDDNAFFQVTTTNGTIAYTRGGSWQIDNEGQIVNEDGLLLEPAITIPNNAMEIQLSPTGVVSVRVDGDTALQELGQIQLARFVNPAGLRAVGDRLFVQTDASGEPIVGNPGEDGMPQVRQNVIEMSNVQVVEEMVEMIVAQRAYEANSKGIQTADDLLRIANGLKR, from the coding sequence ATGTTACGTTCATTATGGACAAGTGCGTCAGGAATGATTGCACAGCAGACTCATTTAGACGTAGTAACACATAACTTAGCAAACGTTAATACACAAGGTTACAAGAAACGCCGCGCAGATTTTGAGGACTTAATGTATCAAATTAACAGAGAACCCGGCGCACCAGTTGAGCCAAATTCAGTTGTTCCTACGGGAGTGCAGGTCGGACTCGGTACAAGAGTTACAGCGACTCCAAGTTTTATGGTGCAGGGAAATTTTCAGATCACAGACGGGCCTCTTGATTGGGCAATTGTTGACGACAACGCATTTTTTCAGGTTACGACGACAAACGGCACTATCGCATATACTCGCGGGGGGTCATGGCAGATCGACAACGAGGGACAAATCGTAAATGAGGACGGTTTATTATTAGAGCCTGCTATCACGATTCCAAATAACGCAATGGAGATTCAATTATCGCCTACTGGTGTCGTAAGTGTCAGAGTTGACGGTGATACAGCTTTGCAGGAGTTAGGGCAGATTCAGCTCGCAAGATTCGTTAATCCAGCAGGTTTACGCGCTGTAGGTGATAGACTCTTTGTTCAGACTGACGCAAGCGGAGAACCCATCGTAGGTAACCCCGGTGAAGATGGAATGCCGCAAGTTAGACAAAACGTTATAGAAATGTCAAATGTTCAAGTCGTTGAAGAAATGGTCGAAATGATTGTAGCCCAGCGAGCTTATGAAGCAAATTCTAAGGGCATTCAGACAGCTGACGATTTATTGAGAATCGCAAACGGTCTCAAGCGTTAA